The proteins below are encoded in one region of Hyalangium ruber:
- a CDS encoding tenascin-X translates to MWLLLLTGLMGVLGAACREERPPLVGVEGRLRLSQASVVFPRTYVGVSREETVRVSNGGRAPLEVSWTQVAAPFTVQGLPERVASSEVEVRVRFSPTEPGPYSATLTGTSSGGGTVALTLTGEGLAIPECPTPSACHGISFNVNAGRCVEQRLPDGTACDPGNECLLESTCVLGVCKGRERTCDDGNACTTDVCNPLDGCQTVPAPPCPGDGKCQQGVCDPLTGCGLAMAPDGTFCGERRGCDVADVCVEGTCVVRDLPDGFTCAPSTPCQREGRCQGPVCQRPSPTVLAPNWTRDTREELRELHDMMVWPDGSVTLSGFFEAPVLNATGETPVQSNQTGRRCMLWNERLLCMDMPRQGEVSLLEKTTGSPRWTFVLAQARPDMAAEATTIFMARLAVMAPDRLAALFEAYPAGSENSTLCRVYFLVVLNAKGALVSATKFTDPLLSQCNHPHPFGLVSDTRGNLYVAFSPTVNSGAPLMPGSPTLVLAYSPDGVELWRRTLPMAGGEFGAVNGLLLPERGTTALRMADGAEVGTLPVLGRAVATRERVVPSPEGTSLNPEGWGVVSPELRGYALPGLTPAWTYRLGEGESFVTKELRLADTKPRPGELPETLVVSFVAQGISPTLLGVRARDGSEAFRCELAYTPRTVPQLFELGPESLVMMDGAETCGECDPPFAYSSPRFQRFPLTGLQPSKASWPGTFGGPGHSHHETPVRAAP, encoded by the coding sequence GTGTGGCTGCTGCTCCTGACAGGGCTCATGGGGGTGCTGGGGGCGGCCTGCCGCGAGGAGCGGCCGCCGCTGGTGGGCGTGGAGGGGCGGCTGCGGTTGTCGCAGGCCTCGGTGGTCTTCCCGCGGACGTACGTGGGCGTGAGCCGCGAGGAGACGGTGCGCGTGTCCAACGGAGGCCGCGCGCCGCTGGAGGTGAGCTGGACGCAGGTGGCGGCGCCCTTCACGGTGCAGGGGCTGCCGGAGCGGGTGGCCTCGAGCGAAGTCGAAGTGCGGGTGCGCTTCTCGCCCACGGAGCCGGGGCCGTACTCCGCCACGCTCACCGGCACCTCCTCGGGGGGCGGGACGGTGGCGCTGACGCTCACGGGCGAGGGGCTCGCCATCCCCGAGTGCCCCACGCCGTCGGCCTGCCACGGCATCAGCTTCAACGTGAACGCGGGCAGGTGCGTGGAGCAGCGGCTGCCGGACGGCACCGCGTGCGACCCGGGCAACGAGTGCCTGCTGGAGAGCACCTGCGTGCTGGGCGTGTGCAAGGGCCGTGAGAGGACGTGTGACGACGGCAACGCCTGCACCACGGACGTGTGCAACCCGCTGGACGGGTGCCAGACGGTGCCAGCGCCGCCGTGCCCGGGGGATGGGAAGTGCCAGCAGGGGGTGTGTGATCCGCTGACGGGCTGCGGGTTGGCGATGGCGCCGGACGGCACCTTCTGCGGGGAGCGGCGTGGCTGCGACGTGGCGGACGTGTGCGTGGAAGGCACGTGCGTGGTGCGGGACTTGCCGGATGGCTTCACGTGCGCGCCATCCACGCCGTGCCAGCGCGAGGGCCGGTGCCAGGGTCCGGTGTGCCAGCGCCCTTCGCCCACGGTGCTGGCGCCGAACTGGACGCGGGACACGCGGGAAGAGCTGCGGGAGCTGCACGACATGATGGTGTGGCCCGACGGGAGCGTGACGCTGTCGGGCTTCTTCGAGGCGCCGGTGCTGAACGCGACGGGAGAGACGCCGGTGCAGTCGAACCAGACGGGGCGGCGCTGCATGCTGTGGAACGAGCGGCTGCTGTGCATGGACATGCCCCGGCAGGGGGAGGTGTCGCTGCTGGAGAAGACGACGGGCTCGCCGCGGTGGACCTTCGTCCTGGCACAGGCGCGGCCGGACATGGCGGCGGAGGCAACCACCATCTTCATGGCGCGGCTGGCGGTGATGGCGCCGGACCGGCTGGCAGCGCTCTTCGAGGCATACCCGGCGGGGTCGGAGAACTCGACGCTGTGCCGGGTGTACTTCCTGGTGGTGCTGAACGCGAAGGGCGCACTGGTATCGGCGACGAAGTTCACGGATCCGCTGCTGTCCCAGTGCAACCACCCGCACCCGTTCGGGCTGGTCTCGGACACGCGAGGGAACCTGTACGTGGCGTTCTCGCCGACGGTGAATTCGGGAGCGCCGCTGATGCCGGGCTCGCCGACGCTGGTGCTGGCGTACTCGCCGGACGGGGTGGAGCTGTGGCGGCGCACGCTGCCCATGGCGGGAGGTGAGTTCGGCGCGGTGAACGGGCTGCTGTTGCCGGAGCGTGGCACCACGGCGCTGCGCATGGCGGATGGGGCGGAGGTGGGAACGTTGCCGGTGCTGGGCCGGGCGGTGGCGACGCGGGAGCGGGTGGTGCCGAGTCCGGAGGGCACCTCGTTGAACCCGGAGGGGTGGGGGGTGGTCTCTCCCGAGCTGCGGGGGTACGCGCTGCCGGGGCTGACGCCGGCGTGGACGTATCGGCTGGGGGAGGGCGAGAGCTTCGTGACGAAGGAGCTGCGGCTGGCGGATACGAAGCCGAGACCGGGCGAGCTGCCGGAGACGCTGGTGGTGAGCTTCGTGGCGCAGGGCATCAGCCCGACGCTGTTGGGGGTGCGGGCGCGGGATGGCTCGGAGGCGTTCCGGTGCGAGCTGGCCTATACGCCGCGCACGGTGCCGCAGTTGTTCGAGCTGGGGCCGGAGAGCCTGGTGATGATGGATGGGGCGGAGACCTGCGGGGAGTGTGATCCGCCGTTCGCCTACAGCAGCCCGCGCTTCCAACGCTTCCCGCTCACAGGGCTACAGCCGTCGAAGGCGTCGTGGCCGGGCACATTCGGAGGACCGGGGCACAGCCACCACGAGACCCCGGTGCGCGCCGCGCCGTGA
- a CDS encoding serine/threonine-protein kinase, with product MAAPGKGTPGRSSYDYQGVQIGKYQVITRLSVGGMAELFLGFTAGPGGFRKYVALKRILPDVRSNEQFERMFLDEARITAAFNHPNIAQVYELGQEEDGLYLSLEFISGQDLDHVAAAYRRRKEPIPLGLSLGVVRDVCLALQYAHTFTDPSGRPSPVIHRDVAQKNIMVTYDGVVKLLDFGIAKARNSLERTRAGTVKGTAGYMSPEQVRGDPLDGRSDLFSVGVVLWELVTGERLFAGESERDEMIKILEAPIPTPRHKLVTVPEELSAVILRALDRNPGERWQSGKEMARALETAAGEMMFDADRRAQAMRELFAEKMAATRQLLESADPRMSGEAAAVPWSDEGGGSSSVGTEIYEKKAPEKKAPPEKKGAAEKKAPAGKKVSGDKASRARTEAGPPEAGSAASTQVSIPRVEGTSSESRWMTVLLWGVLLMGIAAGGTYVAMDLGRKMEEQVPQEPPPKVAAPGGPALKIFPEPGQPEPGTPSAATDGGTVAGGTAGAEKKPAPGEEAEEAEDKPGKSGRVAQGKLTLIINPEAEVFRGKRSLGKTPMFNETLPVGTHLLRIVGPDGKKRKLSVPIKKGETTKLRFALGDLPEAG from the coding sequence ATGGCCGCACCGGGAAAAGGAACGCCGGGTAGGTCGTCCTACGACTACCAAGGCGTGCAGATCGGCAAGTACCAGGTCATCACCCGGCTGTCGGTGGGGGGCATGGCCGAGCTGTTCCTGGGCTTCACGGCGGGGCCCGGAGGCTTCCGCAAGTACGTGGCGCTCAAGCGAATCCTGCCGGACGTGCGCAGCAACGAGCAGTTCGAGCGCATGTTCCTGGATGAGGCGCGCATCACCGCGGCCTTCAACCACCCCAACATCGCGCAGGTGTACGAGCTGGGGCAGGAGGAGGACGGGCTGTACCTGTCCCTGGAGTTCATCTCGGGGCAGGACCTGGACCACGTCGCCGCGGCGTACCGGCGGCGCAAGGAGCCCATCCCGCTGGGCCTGAGCCTGGGGGTGGTTCGGGACGTGTGCCTGGCGCTGCAGTACGCGCATACGTTCACGGACCCCTCGGGCCGGCCCAGCCCCGTCATCCACCGCGACGTCGCCCAGAAGAACATCATGGTGACGTACGACGGCGTGGTGAAGCTGTTGGACTTCGGCATCGCCAAGGCGCGCAACAGCCTGGAGCGCACGCGCGCGGGCACGGTGAAGGGCACGGCGGGGTACATGTCGCCGGAGCAGGTGCGGGGAGACCCGCTGGATGGGCGCAGTGACTTGTTCTCGGTGGGCGTGGTGCTCTGGGAGCTGGTGACGGGCGAGCGCCTGTTCGCCGGCGAGTCGGAGCGCGACGAGATGATCAAGATCCTCGAGGCGCCCATTCCGACGCCGCGCCACAAGCTGGTGACGGTGCCGGAGGAGCTCTCGGCGGTCATCCTCCGGGCGCTGGACCGCAACCCCGGGGAACGCTGGCAGAGCGGCAAGGAGATGGCGCGGGCGCTGGAGACGGCGGCGGGCGAGATGATGTTCGACGCGGATCGGCGGGCGCAGGCGATGCGCGAGCTGTTCGCGGAGAAGATGGCGGCGACGCGGCAGCTGCTGGAGAGCGCGGATCCGCGGATGAGCGGCGAGGCGGCGGCGGTGCCCTGGTCGGACGAGGGCGGCGGCTCATCGTCGGTGGGCACGGAGATCTACGAGAAGAAGGCGCCGGAGAAGAAGGCGCCGCCCGAGAAGAAGGGAGCGGCGGAGAAGAAGGCGCCGGCGGGCAAGAAGGTGTCGGGAGACAAGGCCTCCCGAGCGAGGACGGAGGCGGGGCCGCCGGAGGCAGGGAGCGCGGCGAGCACGCAGGTGTCCATTCCGCGGGTGGAGGGCACATCCTCGGAGAGCCGATGGATGACGGTGCTGCTGTGGGGGGTGCTGCTGATGGGCATCGCGGCGGGCGGCACCTACGTGGCGATGGACCTGGGCCGGAAGATGGAAGAGCAGGTGCCACAGGAGCCTCCGCCGAAGGTGGCGGCCCCTGGGGGCCCGGCGCTGAAGATCTTCCCCGAGCCTGGGCAGCCGGAGCCGGGAACACCGAGCGCGGCGACCGACGGCGGGACGGTGGCGGGTGGCACGGCGGGGGCGGAGAAAAAGCCAGCGCCGGGAGAGGAAGCGGAGGAGGCGGAGGACAAGCCGGGCAAGTCGGGGCGGGTGGCGCAGGGGAAGCTGACGCTCATCATCAACCCGGAGGCAGAGGTGTTCCGGGGCAAGCGCTCGCTGGGCAAGACGCCGATGTTCAACGAGACGCTGCCGGTGGGGACGCACCTGCTGCGCATCGTCGGCCCGGATGGAAAGAAGCGGAAGTTGTCGGTCCCCATCAAGAAGGGGGAGACGACGAAGCTGCGCTTCGCACTGGGAGATCTTCCCGAGGCCGGTTGA
- the gshB gene encoding glutathione synthase, giving the protein MAKLNLGFLMDPLEQVRVDHDSTFAMMLEAHRRGHTVRYFEQGWLRFSGRCTEARMRTVAVRREPGRHFDILEESVRPMSSLDVLFLRKDPPVDVEFLHATQLVELCAGKPPVYINSPAGLREANEKLFALHFPDLMPETCVARDHAVLTEFIARHPDGAILKPIDGFGGKGIVFARAGDRNTRSLLELLTSHGREAIIAQAYVPQSRQGDKRIILVDGEPLGAVLRVPSEDDHRGNMAVGGIPKKTTLTDREREICARLKPMLRERGLLLVGIDVLGDYLTEVNVTSPTGLAEIDTLDGVCIEANVIDLAEKLAAKR; this is encoded by the coding sequence ATGGCAAAGCTCAACCTAGGCTTCTTGATGGACCCGCTCGAGCAGGTGCGAGTGGACCATGACTCGACCTTCGCGATGATGCTGGAGGCGCACCGGCGGGGACACACGGTGCGCTACTTCGAGCAGGGCTGGCTGCGCTTTAGCGGCCGCTGTACCGAGGCGCGCATGAGGACCGTGGCGGTAAGACGGGAGCCCGGCCGCCACTTCGACATCCTGGAAGAGTCGGTGCGGCCGATGTCGAGCCTGGACGTGCTCTTCCTGCGCAAGGATCCGCCGGTGGATGTGGAGTTCCTGCACGCCACGCAGCTGGTGGAGCTGTGCGCGGGCAAGCCTCCGGTCTACATCAACAGCCCGGCGGGGCTGCGCGAGGCGAACGAGAAGCTCTTCGCGTTGCACTTCCCGGACTTGATGCCGGAGACGTGCGTGGCGAGGGACCATGCGGTGCTGACGGAGTTCATTGCCCGGCACCCGGATGGGGCGATTCTCAAGCCCATCGATGGCTTTGGCGGCAAGGGCATCGTCTTCGCGCGGGCGGGAGACCGCAACACCCGGTCGTTGCTGGAGCTGCTCACGAGCCACGGGCGCGAGGCGATCATCGCGCAGGCGTACGTGCCGCAGAGCCGGCAGGGGGACAAGCGCATCATCCTGGTGGATGGTGAGCCGTTGGGAGCGGTGCTGCGCGTGCCCTCGGAGGATGACCACCGGGGCAACATGGCGGTGGGAGGCATTCCGAAGAAGACGACGCTGACGGACCGGGAGCGGGAGATCTGCGCGCGCCTGAAGCCGATGCTGCGCGAGCGAGGGCTGCTTCTGGTGGGCATCGACGTGCTGGGCGACTACCTCACGGAGGTGAACGTGACGAGCCCCACGGGGCTGGCGGAGATCGACACGCTGGATGGCGTGTGCATCGAGGCGAACGTCATCGACCTGGCGGAGAAGCTGGCGGCGAAGCGGTGA
- a CDS encoding tRNA1(Val) (adenine(37)-N6)-methyltransferase has product MSEEASPFVAEPDETLDSIGTSGVRVVQRRGGYRFNLDAVLLAAFAAEESPEAVPALELGAGSGVVSFLLARQFGRGPVDALELQPAVYARLVRGVTLNALEGRVCPVLGDLREARTLFSAGAYGLVVSNPPFRPASAGVRSPDEERAISKQELACDAAAVVAAARHALAPGGGVSLVYPAARLTEVFGLLTAARLFPRALRLIHARVGAPATRFLVHALRDQDRGLGVRPPLIVHGEGPGGYAPEVAALMDPPLAESA; this is encoded by the coding sequence GTGAGCGAGGAGGCCTCCCCTTTCGTAGCCGAGCCGGACGAGACGCTGGACTCCATCGGCACGTCCGGCGTGCGAGTGGTGCAGCGGAGGGGAGGCTACCGCTTCAACCTGGATGCGGTGCTGCTGGCGGCCTTCGCCGCCGAGGAGAGCCCGGAGGCAGTGCCTGCGTTGGAGCTCGGCGCGGGCAGCGGCGTGGTGTCCTTCCTGCTCGCGCGGCAGTTCGGCCGAGGGCCCGTGGACGCGCTGGAACTCCAGCCAGCGGTGTACGCGCGGTTGGTGCGCGGCGTGACGCTCAACGCGCTGGAAGGCCGGGTATGTCCGGTGCTCGGAGACCTGCGCGAGGCCCGCACCCTGTTTTCCGCTGGCGCCTATGGCCTCGTGGTCTCCAATCCTCCTTTTCGTCCCGCGAGCGCGGGGGTTCGCAGCCCGGATGAGGAGCGCGCCATCTCCAAGCAGGAACTGGCCTGCGATGCGGCGGCCGTGGTGGCGGCGGCCCGGCACGCCCTGGCTCCCGGAGGGGGCGTGAGCCTGGTGTACCCGGCGGCCCGGCTGACGGAGGTGTTCGGGTTGCTCACGGCGGCCCGACTCTTCCCACGCGCCCTGCGATTGATTCACGCGCGCGTGGGAGCACCCGCGACGCGCTTCCTCGTGCATGCGCTGAGAGACCAGGATCGAGGCCTCGGCGTGCGCCCACCGCTCATCGTCCACGGAGAAGGCCCAGGAGGTTACGCCCCGGAAGTCGCCGCCCTGATGGACCCGCCGCTCGCTGAGAGTGCCTGA